A window of the Streptomyces sp. JB150 genome harbors these coding sequences:
- a CDS encoding bifunctional riboflavin kinase/FAD synthetase, whose product MQRWRGLEDIPQDWGRSVVTIGSYDGVHRGHQLIIRHAVDRARQLGVPAVVVTFDPHPSEVVRPGSHPPLLAPHHRRCELMAELGVDAVLILPFTTEFSKLTAADFVVKVLVDKLHAKAVVEGPNFRFGHRAAGNVDFLAEQGEIYDFEVEVVDLYVTGEAGGGEPFSSTLTRRLVAEGDVAGAAEILGRPHRVEGVVVRGAQRGRALGFPTANVETLPHTAIPADGVYAGWLHAQGEAMPAAISVGTNPQFDGTERTVEAYAIDRVGLDLYGLHVAVDFLAFVRGQARFETLDALLEQMAKDVQRCRELVAAAEAE is encoded by the coding sequence GTGCAGCGCTGGCGTGGCTTGGAGGACATCCCCCAGGACTGGGGGCGCAGCGTCGTCACCATCGGCTCCTACGACGGAGTCCACCGCGGGCACCAGCTGATCATCCGGCACGCCGTGGACCGCGCCCGTCAGCTGGGCGTCCCCGCCGTCGTGGTCACCTTCGACCCGCACCCGAGCGAGGTCGTCCGCCCCGGCAGCCACCCGCCGCTGCTCGCCCCGCACCACCGCCGCTGCGAACTGATGGCGGAGCTGGGCGTGGACGCGGTGCTGATCCTGCCGTTCACCACCGAGTTCTCGAAGCTGACCGCGGCCGACTTCGTGGTCAAGGTCCTGGTCGACAAGCTGCACGCCAAGGCGGTCGTCGAGGGCCCCAACTTCCGCTTCGGGCACCGCGCGGCGGGCAATGTCGACTTCCTCGCCGAGCAGGGCGAGATCTACGACTTCGAGGTCGAGGTCGTCGACCTGTACGTCACCGGTGAGGCGGGCGGCGGCGAACCGTTCTCCTCCACCCTGACCCGGCGGCTCGTCGCCGAGGGCGACGTGGCCGGCGCCGCCGAGATCCTCGGCCGGCCGCACCGCGTGGAGGGCGTCGTCGTGCGCGGCGCCCAGCGCGGGCGCGCACTCGGCTTCCCGACCGCCAACGTCGAGACGCTGCCGCACACCGCGATCCCCGCCGACGGCGTCTACGCCGGCTGGCTGCACGCTCAGGGCGAGGCGATGCCGGCCGCGATCTCCGTCGGCACCAATCCGCAGTTCGACGGCACCGAGCGCACGGTGGAGGCGTACGCCATCGACCGCGTCGGCCTCGATCTGTACGGCCTGCACGTCGCCGTCGACTTCCTCGCGTTCGTGCGCGGGCAGGCGAGGTTCGAGACGCTGGACGCGCTGCTGGAGCAGATGGCGAAGGACGTGCAGCGTTGCAGGGAGCTGGTGGCGGCGGCGGAGGCCGAGTAG
- a CDS encoding SCO5717 family growth-regulating ATPase translates to MSSDRDGIRGGWATPGDDQPDAEAAVEATGEFTIDYAPPAWYTQNASGASDGAGFPATSGTSGTAGAAGTAGPSTAAVPGPATPQVPAVPPTAPPATPPVPPAAPTPPTAPTAPTADAPFAPPAAAPAPHIGTPVPLPRLPEGSGFEPQHPEPPQAQSRPYSPSQGEQPSAQPASEGGGTGNGDLDSGATMRFSAAALKREFEARDAAAESGTTREASGEDARAGAQDGAHDAESAGGAEGVAGESAVVDGEDKPGEDAADDTRAVADEADGDEQEGTEPSETAPSATDLSVPTPASAEPDEPAATDTDAEAAPAQDAATPAGEAVAADAPTDPQSAEATPQASAPAAPQPAEAEAPAQVVQAPQAPQGTPAAWTPQPPQQGVPPLPPTYQPAAPATAAQWPAQPQPQQPQAQPQPQPSAPQGQPLVPGQQPPFQPQAPQSAPAAWNQAPSPAPADPSAPAAQQPPAAPMPPAQPMPPAQPGYGFPQPGPGMPPAQGGYGFPHPTGTPTPPAPDAHGGYGFPQPGGYGFPQPPAQQDRPGVPPQATPQQPQPPAHAEHPQTQQPQAPQPQPPMAPHAQPPYAQPPVDPRTGAAWPQPVQHDQRQPTNPGAAPLGYTAAVELSSDRLLNSRKQKAKSSRPTAGGGRFKLGGKKEEAERQRKLELIRTPVLSCYRIAVISLKGGVGKTTTTTALGSTLASERQDKILAIDANPDAGTLGRRVRRETGATIRDLVQAIPYLNSYMDIRRFTSQAPSGLEIIANDVDPAVSTTFNDEDYRRAIDVLGRQYPIILTDSGTGLLYSAMRGVLDLADQLIIISTPSVDGASSASTTLDWLSAHGYADLVSRSITVISGVRETGKMIKVEDIVAHFETRCRGVVVVPFDEHLAAGAEVDLDMMRPKVREAYFNLAAMVAEDFTRHQQAQGLWTSDGNPPPVAAPPMPGHQLPGQPVPGQPFPGQPPVPGQPVPGQPAPGQGFPGGQAVPGQPIPGQPIPGQPMPGTPYGQPGHPGQQPYAPPAQPYAQPGQQPYPPQPGQQPYPPQQPGHPYPPQQEQPGQGGSQAQPPQQ, encoded by the coding sequence GTGAGCAGCGATCGGGACGGGATCCGCGGGGGCTGGGCGACGCCCGGCGATGACCAGCCCGACGCGGAGGCCGCCGTCGAGGCGACGGGTGAGTTCACCATCGACTACGCACCGCCTGCCTGGTACACGCAGAACGCGTCGGGGGCCTCCGACGGGGCGGGATTCCCGGCGACTTCGGGGACGTCCGGGACGGCCGGGGCTGCCGGGACGGCGGGGCCTTCCACCGCGGCCGTTCCGGGCCCCGCCACTCCCCAGGTGCCGGCCGTCCCGCCCACGGCTCCGCCCGCGACCCCGCCGGTTCCGCCCGCCGCACCCACGCCGCCCACCGCGCCCACCGCGCCCACCGCGGATGCTCCGTTCGCCCCGCCCGCCGCCGCTCCCGCCCCGCACATCGGCACCCCCGTGCCGCTGCCCAGGCTGCCCGAGGGCAGCGGGTTCGAGCCGCAGCACCCCGAGCCGCCGCAGGCGCAGTCCCGGCCGTACTCGCCGTCGCAGGGCGAGCAGCCGTCCGCCCAGCCGGCCTCGGAAGGGGGCGGCACCGGCAACGGTGACCTGGACAGCGGCGCCACCATGCGGTTCTCCGCGGCCGCGCTGAAGCGGGAGTTCGAGGCGCGGGACGCGGCGGCCGAGAGCGGGACCACGCGGGAGGCGTCCGGCGAGGACGCGCGCGCGGGCGCGCAGGACGGCGCGCACGACGCCGAGAGCGCCGGGGGTGCCGAGGGCGTCGCCGGTGAGTCCGCCGTCGTCGACGGCGAGGACAAGCCCGGCGAGGACGCCGCGGACGACACCCGCGCGGTGGCCGACGAAGCCGACGGCGACGAGCAGGAGGGCACCGAGCCCTCGGAGACCGCCCCTTCGGCGACCGACCTTTCGGTGCCCACCCCTGCCTCCGCCGAGCCGGACGAGCCCGCCGCCACGGACACCGACGCCGAGGCCGCTCCCGCCCAGGACGCCGCCACCCCCGCGGGTGAGGCCGTCGCCGCCGACGCCCCCACGGACCCTCAGTCCGCGGAAGCCACGCCGCAGGCCTCCGCCCCGGCCGCGCCCCAGCCCGCCGAGGCCGAGGCACCCGCGCAGGTGGTCCAGGCCCCCCAGGCGCCGCAGGGCACCCCCGCCGCCTGGACTCCCCAGCCGCCGCAGCAGGGCGTTCCCCCGCTGCCTCCGACGTACCAGCCGGCCGCCCCGGCCACGGCCGCCCAGTGGCCCGCCCAGCCCCAACCGCAGCAGCCGCAGGCCCAGCCTCAGCCGCAGCCCTCCGCCCCGCAGGGCCAACCGCTCGTGCCCGGGCAGCAGCCGCCGTTCCAGCCTCAGGCACCGCAGTCCGCGCCCGCCGCCTGGAACCAGGCGCCCTCACCGGCCCCCGCCGACCCGTCGGCCCCGGCGGCGCAGCAGCCGCCCGCCGCCCCGATGCCGCCCGCGCAGCCCATGCCGCCCGCGCAGCCCGGCTACGGCTTCCCGCAGCCCGGCCCCGGCATGCCCCCGGCCCAGGGCGGCTACGGCTTTCCCCACCCCACGGGCACCCCGACCCCGCCCGCGCCCGACGCCCACGGCGGCTACGGCTTCCCGCAGCCCGGCGGTTACGGCTTCCCGCAGCCGCCCGCCCAGCAGGACCGGCCGGGCGTGCCCCCGCAGGCGACCCCGCAGCAGCCGCAGCCGCCCGCCCATGCGGAGCACCCCCAGACCCAGCAGCCGCAGGCCCCGCAGCCGCAGCCGCCGATGGCCCCACACGCCCAACCCCCGTACGCCCAGCCGCCCGTGGACCCCCGCACCGGTGCCGCGTGGCCGCAGCCCGTGCAGCACGACCAGCGCCAGCCCACCAACCCCGGTGCGGCGCCGCTCGGTTACACGGCGGCCGTGGAGCTGTCCTCGGACCGGCTGCTCAACAGCCGTAAGCAGAAGGCGAAGAGCAGCCGCCCGACGGCCGGCGGCGGCCGGTTCAAGCTGGGCGGGAAGAAGGAGGAGGCCGAGCGGCAGCGGAAGCTGGAGCTGATCCGCACGCCGGTGCTGTCCTGCTACCGCATCGCCGTCATCAGCCTCAAGGGCGGTGTCGGCAAGACGACCACGACCACCGCGCTGGGTTCCACGCTCGCCTCCGAGCGGCAGGACAAGATCCTCGCGATCGACGCCAACCCGGACGCCGGCACGCTCGGCCGCCGGGTGCGCCGCGAGACCGGGGCCACCATCCGTGACCTGGTCCAGGCGATCCCGTACCTCAACTCGTACATGGACATCCGGCGGTTCACCTCGCAGGCCCCGTCCGGCCTGGAGATCATCGCCAACGACGTCGACCCGGCCGTGTCCACGACGTTCAACGACGAGGACTACCGGCGCGCGATCGACGTCCTCGGCCGGCAGTACCCGATCATCCTCACCGACTCGGGCACCGGTCTGCTCTACAGCGCCATGCGCGGTGTGCTGGACCTCGCCGACCAGCTCATCATCATCTCCACGCCGTCCGTGGACGGCGCGAGCAGCGCGAGCACGACACTGGACTGGCTGTCCGCGCACGGGTACGCCGACCTGGTCTCCCGCTCGATCACCGTCATCTCCGGGGTCCGCGAGACCGGCAAGATGATCAAAGTCGAGGACATCGTGGCGCACTTCGAGACCCGCTGCCGCGGTGTGGTGGTCGTGCCCTTCGACGAGCATCTGGCCGCCGGTGCCGAGGTCGACCTGGACATGATGCGCCCGAAGGTGCGCGAGGCGTACTTCAACCTCGCCGCCATGGTCGCCGAGGACTTCACCCGCCACCAGCAGGCGCAGGGCCTGTGGACCAGCGACGGCAACCCGCCCCCGGTGGCGGCCCCGCCGATGCCGGGCCACCAGCTGCCGGGCCAGCCCGTGCCCGGCCAGCCGTTCCCGGGCCAGCCCCCCGTCCCCGGCCAGCCCGTTCCGGGCCAGCCCGCCCCCGGCCAGGGCTTCCCTGGCGGCCAGGCCGTCCCCGGCCAGCCGATCCCGGGCCAGCCGATCCCCGGCCAGCCCATGCCCGGCACCCCGTACGGCCAGCCCGGCCACCCCGGCCAGCAGCCGTACGCACCCCCGGCCCAGCCCTACGCCCAGCCGGGCCAGCAGCCCTACCCGCCACAGCCCGGCCAGCAGCCCTACCCGCCCCAGCAGCCCGGCCACCCGTACCCGCCCCAGCAGGAACAGCCGGGCCAGGGCGGCAGCCAGGCCCAGCCGCCCCAGCAGTAA
- the eccE gene encoding type VII secretion protein EccE has product MQRLVLLELAAALVVCGWLIGTYALIPAAVVAAVLVVLALVRRRGRSLPEWLAGVQALRARRRKAANTPVPPGTDSGLAPAVECDPSLRTYSYSRGNDRDRRPVGMVGDGGFLTAVLQVEADFGALRAERSRRPLPLALVRDALDVDGIRLESAQVVLHTQPAPAPHLPQQSVVVTNYTQLQAQTASPAVRIMWIALKLDPELCPEAVAARGGGLVGAQKCLVRSAEHLASRLTGAGFQVSVLTEEEVTAAIATSACANPMVTAQAGQSDAPRRRTEETSRSWRCDNRRHTTYWVRRWPPLGGSGSGLPQLVAQLTAVPALATTLSLTLTHGGRQQVALTGHVRVTGRSSTELAASRRELERVARQARTGLARLDREQLPGVLATLPLGGAR; this is encoded by the coding sequence GTGCAGCGGCTGGTGCTGCTGGAGCTGGCGGCCGCGCTCGTCGTCTGCGGCTGGCTGATCGGGACGTACGCGCTGATCCCGGCCGCCGTCGTCGCCGCGGTGCTCGTCGTGCTCGCGCTCGTACGGCGCCGGGGGCGCTCCCTGCCCGAGTGGCTGGCCGGTGTGCAGGCGCTGCGGGCGCGCCGCCGCAAGGCCGCGAACACGCCGGTGCCGCCGGGCACCGACTCCGGTCTCGCCCCGGCCGTCGAATGCGACCCGAGCCTGCGGACGTACAGCTACAGCCGGGGCAACGACCGTGACCGGCGCCCCGTGGGCATGGTCGGCGACGGCGGTTTCCTCACCGCGGTCCTCCAGGTGGAGGCCGACTTCGGCGCGCTGCGCGCCGAGCGCAGCCGCAGGCCCCTCCCCCTCGCCCTGGTGCGGGACGCGCTCGACGTCGACGGAATCCGCCTGGAATCCGCACAGGTCGTGCTGCACACCCAGCCCGCGCCCGCGCCCCATCTGCCGCAGCAGTCGGTCGTCGTGACCAACTACACACAGCTCCAGGCGCAGACCGCCTCCCCGGCCGTCCGCATCATGTGGATCGCGCTGAAGCTGGACCCCGAGCTGTGCCCGGAGGCGGTGGCCGCACGTGGCGGCGGACTCGTCGGCGCGCAGAAGTGCCTGGTGCGCTCGGCGGAACATCTGGCCAGCCGGCTGACCGGTGCCGGGTTCCAGGTGAGCGTGCTCACCGAGGAAGAGGTGACGGCCGCCATCGCCACCTCCGCGTGCGCCAACCCGATGGTGACCGCGCAGGCCGGGCAGAGCGACGCGCCCCGGCGGCGGACGGAGGAGACCAGCCGCAGCTGGCGCTGCGACAACCGCCGGCACACGACGTACTGGGTGCGCCGCTGGCCCCCGCTCGGCGGTTCCGGCTCCGGACTGCCGCAGCTGGTCGCCCAGTTGACGGCCGTGCCCGCGCTGGCGACGACGCTCAGTCTGACGCTGACGCACGGCGGCCGCCAGCAGGTCGCCCTGACCGGACATGTGCGGGTCACCGGGCGCAGCAGCACCGAACTGGCCGCGTCCCGCCGGGAGCTGGAGCGGGTGGCGCGGCAGGCGCGGACCGGTCTCGCCCGTCTCGACCGGGAACAGCTGCCCGGAGTCCTGGCCACCCTGCCGCTCGGAGGTGCCCGCTGA
- the eccB gene encoding type VII secretion protein EccB — MASRRDELNAYTFAKRRTLASFLRPSPSGSEENAPKPLSAVWPGAVVGVVVLAVFGAIGLFSPTAPKGWDNPGEHVIVASDSTTRYVVLKTKGKKQLHPVLNMASAKLLLDPDKNSIITVDEKVLDSGKPPHGATIGIPYAPDRLPAAAEAEKAKRWAVCERPGAGGRAIQKAAFVLAEKEWPKTEGRNRLTGGDLMYVVGPDGRTQYVVDSRGWAYPLANPDDKELLKALDTQGRAPQRVSQDWLDTLHKGDPLTIPTIKGDPGAPANASDSLGRYDKVGMVIKAYDGTRMQYYVVLPGEVARISEFTATLLLNSGDLVAVGQTGEAQQVSPGAVVDSTTFLGDRKWPAYKPKTVNNGTSATTGRNTLCNVLRSVNAGNGTTTLSTWVGTDFPAQLPTGSSSAYVTPGSGQLYRQFQGQETTAGSVFLVTDTGLRYALQSNSDSATDDKGIGTSKEQRKQQLAEAKIAQTRLGYEKVEPTPIPAAWSTFLPTGPRLSEAAARQPQGS; from the coding sequence ATGGCATCACGCCGCGATGAACTCAACGCCTACACCTTCGCGAAGCGGCGCACACTCGCGTCCTTCCTGCGGCCCTCGCCGTCGGGCTCGGAGGAGAACGCGCCCAAGCCGCTCAGCGCGGTGTGGCCCGGCGCGGTCGTCGGCGTGGTGGTCCTCGCGGTCTTCGGCGCCATCGGACTGTTCAGCCCGACCGCGCCCAAGGGCTGGGACAACCCCGGCGAACACGTCATCGTCGCCAGCGACTCGACCACGCGGTACGTCGTCCTGAAGACCAAGGGCAAGAAGCAGCTGCACCCGGTGCTCAACATGGCCTCCGCCAAGCTGCTCCTGGACCCCGACAAGAACAGCATCATCACGGTCGACGAGAAGGTCCTCGACAGCGGCAAGCCCCCGCACGGCGCCACCATCGGCATCCCCTACGCCCCCGACCGCCTGCCCGCCGCCGCGGAGGCGGAGAAGGCCAAGCGCTGGGCCGTCTGCGAGCGCCCCGGCGCCGGCGGCCGGGCCATCCAGAAGGCGGCGTTCGTCCTCGCCGAGAAGGAATGGCCGAAGACCGAGGGCCGCAACAGGCTGACGGGCGGCGACCTGATGTACGTCGTCGGCCCGGACGGCAGGACGCAGTACGTCGTCGACTCGCGCGGCTGGGCCTACCCGCTCGCCAACCCCGACGACAAGGAACTCCTCAAGGCCCTCGACACCCAGGGCCGCGCCCCGCAGCGCGTCTCCCAGGACTGGCTCGACACCCTCCACAAGGGCGACCCGCTGACCATCCCGACCATCAAGGGCGACCCCGGCGCCCCGGCGAACGCCTCCGACAGCCTCGGCCGGTACGACAAGGTCGGCATGGTCATCAAGGCGTACGACGGCACGCGCATGCAGTACTACGTCGTGCTGCCCGGCGAGGTCGCCCGGATCAGCGAGTTCACCGCCACCCTCCTGCTCAACAGCGGCGACCTGGTCGCCGTCGGCCAGACCGGCGAGGCCCAGCAGGTCAGCCCCGGCGCCGTCGTCGACAGCACCACCTTCCTCGGCGACCGCAAGTGGCCGGCGTACAAGCCGAAGACGGTCAACAACGGCACCAGCGCCACCACCGGCCGCAACACCCTCTGCAACGTCCTGCGCTCGGTGAACGCCGGCAACGGCACGACGACCCTGTCCACCTGGGTCGGCACCGACTTCCCCGCGCAGCTGCCCACCGGCTCCTCCAGCGCGTACGTCACCCCCGGCTCCGGGCAGCTCTACCGCCAGTTCCAGGGGCAGGAGACCACCGCCGGCAGCGTCTTCCTGGTCACCGACACCGGTCTGCGCTACGCCCTCCAGTCCAACAGCGACAGCGCCACCGACGACAAGGGCATCGGCACCTCCAAGGAACAGCGCAAGCAGCAGCTGGCCGAAGCGAAGATCGCCCAGACCCGGCTCGGCTACGAGAAGGTCGAACCCACCCCGATCCCCGCGGCGTGGTCGACGTTCCTGCCCACCGGACCCCGCCTGTCGGAGGCGGCCGCACGCCAGCCGCAGGGCTCGTAG
- the mycP gene encoding type VII secretion-associated serine protease mycosin gives MLTTSRRTRPARRRPSLPALPSLPALPVLLATAALAATTPLALPAAQARADDSGQCTFPSKKYEGRPWALQRVNLDELWAQSKGKGVRVAVIDTGVDVKNPQLSAAVDVSKGKNFLPAKNSKGEEIERGNASGTTDTVGHGTRVAGIIAARPAKGTGFVGLAPEATIIPVKQNDAEGNGTARTLADAIRYAVNAGADVINISQDTANAVEPDQRLKQAVDYALAEQVVVVASAGNDGLGGNVKVTYPASYEGVLAVAASDRNNERAPFSQSGDFVGVAAPGVDMISTVPGNGHCSDNGTSFSAPYVAGVAALLKAKYPKWTAQQIVAQIEQTAERTIPGHDRLVGWGVVDPVKALTDVDPHNPVESPRPAENLVGVEAPSVAPVHFGETPGERNTRLGTYVVVGGLVLVAGLSGTAVAVRDARRRRRGYGDPSC, from the coding sequence ATGCTGACGACATCACGCCGGACGCGCCCCGCGCGCCGCCGCCCGTCGCTGCCGGCCCTGCCGTCGCTGCCGGCCCTGCCGGTCCTGCTCGCCACCGCGGCCCTCGCGGCGACGACCCCGCTCGCCCTGCCCGCCGCCCAGGCCCGGGCGGACGACAGCGGCCAGTGCACCTTCCCCTCGAAGAAGTACGAGGGCCGCCCCTGGGCACTGCAACGCGTCAACCTCGACGAACTGTGGGCCCAGTCGAAGGGCAAGGGCGTCCGCGTCGCCGTCATCGACACGGGCGTGGACGTCAAGAACCCCCAGCTGTCCGCGGCGGTCGACGTCTCCAAGGGCAAGAACTTCCTCCCCGCGAAGAACAGCAAGGGCGAGGAGATCGAGCGCGGGAACGCCAGCGGCACCACCGACACCGTCGGCCACGGCACCCGCGTGGCCGGCATCATCGCCGCCCGCCCCGCCAAGGGAACCGGTTTCGTGGGCCTGGCCCCCGAGGCCACGATCATCCCGGTCAAGCAGAACGACGCCGAGGGCAACGGCACGGCACGCACCCTCGCCGACGCCATCCGCTACGCGGTGAACGCGGGCGCCGACGTCATCAACATCTCCCAGGACACGGCCAACGCGGTCGAACCCGACCAGCGCCTGAAGCAGGCCGTGGACTACGCCCTCGCCGAACAGGTCGTGGTCGTCGCCTCGGCCGGCAACGACGGCCTCGGCGGCAACGTCAAGGTGACGTACCCGGCGTCGTACGAGGGCGTCCTCGCGGTCGCCGCCTCCGACCGCAACAACGAACGCGCCCCGTTCTCCCAGTCCGGCGACTTCGTCGGCGTGGCCGCCCCCGGCGTCGACATGATCTCCACCGTCCCCGGCAACGGCCACTGCTCCGACAACGGCACCAGCTTCTCCGCCCCCTACGTCGCCGGCGTCGCCGCCCTCCTGAAGGCCAAGTACCCGAAGTGGACGGCCCAGCAGATCGTCGCCCAGATCGAACAGACCGCGGAACGCACCATCCCCGGCCACGACCGCCTCGTCGGCTGGGGCGTCGTCGACCCGGTCAAGGCCCTCACGGACGTCGACCCCCACAACCCGGTCGAGTCCCCCCGCCCGGCCGAGAACCTGGTCGGCGTAGAGGCCCCGTCGGTGGCCCCCGTCCACTTCGGCGAGACCCCGGGTGAACGCAACACCCGCCTGGGGACGTATGTGGTGGTCGGCGGCCTGGTGCTGGTGGCGGGGCTCAGCGGGACGGCGGTGGCGGTACGGGACGCGAGGCGCCGGCGCCGCGGGTACGGTGACCCGTCATGCTGA
- a CDS encoding DUF6571 family protein, giving the protein MDFGTLRDANFKLLDDAVKDWSTLVKHLETLKKDAEDELHQAANKADWAGVNAQVTKEFIGKTAGEFSDAHAQAATIHKVLDDTRNELKGYHEQLVDAIDSGRKNNLTVIVHEGGFTVTTDVPPEGRARQDKDNQSEITALRDRLQKILDRATESDNSAKTVLKAIADQSKLGFSDVSYADRDSAAEALKRADEMAKLALNPMDLSPREFDRLLRGLEKYGNDDLFAERFATALGPRKTLELWSGINDPHHGNYRLGQERLDKFDDLQRSLGTTLANATQSDSVAMTDWKRTMIDIGDKPLYGSQGGPMGFQVMSNLMRTGDYDDQFLKDYGTRLMETERKLTGNGEHGNRAWQPGTSPWLNRIGEDSGADPLTGYLKGLSNSPDAATDFFNQEFIGKDDKNNPFARDTDGDGKNGKVGLSNFQYLFEEREWPRETDLEGHDLHTGKNNLALALEAATTGHPAGEMPGPDTPAHNREQARLMESLVASIADDPERLTMSGYMSDSIGQITSEYLPDINRSMTDVIRDPESEKWQEVEKLYPIEGAEAKLDHISVSKLLFAVGQNPEGYAAVEVGQKAYMGKLFDHHLNADLPAGHRLTNNGELLLSQIAGRSGEVSGTLALGAQESIGETASNKDKEYEHSVAQKKNLISGTVGTAVGVGTSFVATPWIGATAGGGAGTVTSMVIESVFKDAEGHALEDAASTGGQYWQDGLVRNQTITEDAAREAADRYDTVDKTDAGLIARDAAEQGYLNARAILQGQAPGSTKTFS; this is encoded by the coding sequence ATGGACTTCGGCACCCTGCGCGACGCCAACTTCAAGCTGCTCGACGACGCCGTCAAGGACTGGTCGACGCTGGTCAAGCACCTGGAAACGCTGAAGAAGGACGCCGAGGACGAACTGCACCAGGCCGCGAACAAGGCGGACTGGGCCGGCGTGAATGCTCAGGTGACGAAGGAGTTCATCGGCAAGACGGCCGGTGAGTTCAGCGACGCGCACGCGCAGGCCGCGACCATTCACAAGGTCCTCGACGACACGCGGAACGAGCTGAAGGGGTATCACGAGCAGCTCGTCGACGCCATTGACAGTGGCCGGAAGAACAACCTCACGGTCATCGTTCACGAGGGCGGATTCACCGTCACCACGGATGTGCCGCCGGAGGGCCGGGCGCGGCAGGACAAGGACAACCAGTCCGAGATCACCGCGCTGCGCGACCGGCTCCAGAAGATCCTGGACAGGGCCACCGAGAGCGACAATTCGGCCAAGACGGTCCTCAAGGCCATTGCCGACCAGAGCAAGCTCGGCTTCTCGGACGTCTCTTACGCGGACCGGGACAGTGCGGCTGAGGCCCTAAAGCGAGCCGACGAGATGGCGAAGCTGGCGCTCAACCCCATGGACCTGAGCCCTCGGGAGTTCGACCGGCTTCTCCGTGGGCTCGAGAAGTACGGAAACGACGACCTGTTCGCCGAGCGGTTCGCCACGGCGCTCGGCCCGCGAAAGACGCTGGAGCTGTGGTCTGGGATCAACGACCCGCACCACGGCAACTACCGTCTGGGACAGGAGCGGCTGGACAAGTTCGACGATCTGCAGCGCAGCCTGGGCACGACGCTCGCCAACGCCACGCAGAGCGATTCCGTCGCCATGACCGACTGGAAGCGCACGATGATCGACATCGGTGACAAGCCGCTCTATGGCAGTCAGGGTGGCCCGATGGGCTTCCAGGTCATGAGCAACCTGATGCGCACCGGGGATTACGACGACCAGTTCCTCAAGGACTACGGCACCAGGCTCATGGAGACCGAGCGCAAGCTCACCGGGAACGGGGAGCACGGCAACAGAGCGTGGCAGCCGGGCACGAGTCCGTGGTTGAACCGCATCGGCGAGGACAGCGGCGCCGATCCACTGACCGGCTACCTGAAAGGCTTGTCCAACAGCCCTGACGCGGCGACCGACTTCTTCAATCAGGAGTTCATCGGGAAGGACGACAAGAACAACCCCTTCGCACGGGACACGGACGGCGACGGCAAGAACGGCAAGGTCGGACTCTCGAACTTCCAGTACCTCTTCGAGGAGCGGGAGTGGCCGAGGGAGACGGACCTCGAAGGGCATGATCTTCACACAGGCAAGAACAATCTGGCTCTCGCCCTGGAAGCGGCTACCACCGGTCACCCTGCGGGAGAGATGCCGGGGCCGGACACTCCTGCGCACAATCGTGAGCAGGCCAGGCTTATGGAGAGCCTGGTTGCGTCGATCGCCGATGATCCTGAGAGGCTCACGATGAGCGGATACATGTCTGACAGTATCGGACAAATCACTTCTGAGTACCTTCCGGACATCAATCGCTCGATGACCGACGTGATTAGGGATCCTGAGTCTGAGAAGTGGCAGGAAGTGGAGAAGCTCTATCCGATTGAGGGAGCGGAAGCAAAACTTGACCACATTTCAGTGAGCAAGTTGCTTTTCGCTGTCGGCCAGAACCCGGAGGGCTATGCAGCAGTGGAAGTGGGCCAGAAAGCGTATATGGGCAAGCTTTTCGACCACCACCTGAATGCTGACCTGCCTGCTGGGCACCGGCTCACCAACAACGGAGAACTTCTCCTCTCCCAGATCGCGGGAAGATCGGGAGAGGTATCCGGCACACTCGCCCTGGGCGCTCAGGAGTCCATCGGAGAGACGGCCTCCAACAAGGACAAGGAATACGAGCACTCGGTAGCACAGAAGAAAAACCTCATCTCCGGAACTGTTGGCACAGCTGTGGGAGTAGGTACATCCTTTGTCGCCACTCCCTGGATCGGCGCGACGGCGGGCGGCGGTGCTGGAACTGTCACCAGCATGGTCATCGAGTCGGTATTCAAGGATGCCGAAGGCCATGCTTTGGAGGACGCCGCGTCGACCGGGGGACAGTATTGGCAGGATGGACTGGTAAGGAATCAGACCATCACCGAAGACGCGGCTCGCGAAGCTGCGGATAGGTACGACACCGTCGACAAGACAGATGCAGGCCTCATCGCGCGGGATGCCGCCGAGCAGGGCTATCTCAATGCGCGCGCCATTCTCCAGGGGCAAGCACCGGGAAGCACCAAGACCTTCTCGTGA